In one Roseburia intestinalis L1-82 genomic region, the following are encoded:
- a CDS encoding alpha-mannosidase: MKKAHIISHTHWDREWYLPYEKHHMLYIEMMDTLIDTMEKDQEYKYFHLDGQTIMLEDYLQVRPENRARLQKLIGDGRIAIGPWYVLQDEFLTSSESNVRNLQMGYKLAQEFGGKWTKTGYFPDSFGNVGQAPQLLKKAGIDTAVFGRGVKPTGFNNQTADAYESAYSEMNWQSADGSAVLGILFANWYNNGAEVPVEEEKSKVYWDKKLADAVRYAGTDQLLFMNGCDHQPVQTDLSAAIRTANALYPDVDFVHSDFTGYVEQIKKELPDDLNMITGELRSQKTDGWYTLANTASSRIYIKQWNVRCEMLFEKVAEPLAAIAAKEGMEYPQDLFTYGWKLLMQNHPHDSICGCSVDDVHREMITRFEKTEQVALHIISMCMDYLKGKINTSAVKEGNIPFVVVNTTGWDRTGVVEMELETDRMYFSEAPLAEVIARMHEKKLPEYRVLDKDGREIPAVVTEIANHFNYDLPKDKFRQPYIAKRVKITMEAADVPAFGWDTYVLAEAAGHQSAEHASAECINTVESLITAENTLENEFLKAHFEPDGSVELTDKKTDHVYRGLGIFEDCGDIGNEYIFFAPVNDVPVTTKGTKAEITVAEDNACRAVVSVKHTMMLPDAADETLAGEIEDLVEFKHRKASRGSHLVPFEIVTEYTLEKHGKALKVKTTFNNQIKDHRLRVLFETGLHTDFHYADSVFEVAKRPNVPADTWENPCNAQHQQCFVNVHEDAYGLTIANKGLAEYEILRDGKNTIAVTLHRGVRELGDWGVFLTPEAQCLGEKTTEYEIIPHGAGEELYHSYEEAYQFQTDWQTAGMERQAGTLPQTYRFVEMKHLQAVPTALKHSMLTGDVILRFCNLSDEETTVSVSQPEVYTYDLLEKDQLQKEENEIVLGKHEIRTIGWRA; the protein is encoded by the coding sequence ATGAAAAAGGCGCATATTATTTCTCATACACACTGGGACAGAGAATGGTATCTTCCATATGAAAAACATCATATGCTTTATATTGAAATGATGGATACACTGATCGATACTATGGAGAAAGATCAAGAATATAAATATTTTCATCTGGATGGACAGACCATCATGCTGGAAGATTATCTTCAGGTACGCCCCGAAAACCGTGCACGTCTGCAGAAATTGATCGGGGATGGCAGGATTGCAATTGGTCCATGGTATGTATTGCAGGATGAATTTCTGACAAGCAGTGAGTCGAATGTCAGAAACTTACAGATGGGTTATAAACTTGCACAGGAATTTGGCGGAAAGTGGACAAAAACAGGATACTTTCCGGATTCCTTTGGAAATGTGGGGCAGGCACCGCAGCTTTTAAAGAAGGCGGGCATTGACACGGCAGTATTCGGAAGAGGTGTAAAACCGACCGGATTTAATAATCAGACGGCCGACGCCTATGAGTCTGCCTATTCTGAGATGAACTGGCAGTCAGCAGACGGTTCTGCGGTGCTTGGCATTTTATTTGCAAACTGGTACAACAACGGCGCAGAAGTGCCGGTGGAAGAAGAAAAGTCAAAAGTGTACTGGGATAAAAAACTTGCAGATGCTGTGCGTTATGCCGGTACGGACCAGCTTTTATTCATGAATGGCTGTGATCATCAGCCGGTACAGACGGATCTGTCAGCTGCCATCCGCACGGCAAATGCGCTGTACCCGGATGTGGATTTCGTACATTCTGATTTCACCGGTTATGTGGAGCAGATAAAAAAGGAACTGCCGGACGATCTGAACATGATCACGGGCGAACTGCGCAGCCAGAAGACGGATGGATGGTATACGTTAGCGAACACAGCATCCTCCCGCATTTATATCAAACAGTGGAATGTCCGCTGTGAGATGCTGTTTGAGAAAGTGGCAGAACCGCTCGCTGCGATTGCGGCAAAAGAGGGGATGGAATATCCGCAGGATCTGTTTACTTATGGATGGAAACTTCTGATGCAGAATCATCCGCACGACAGTATCTGCGGATGCAGCGTGGATGATGTACATCGTGAGATGATAACCCGTTTTGAAAAGACAGAACAGGTGGCACTGCACATTATTTCCATGTGTATGGACTATCTGAAAGGAAAGATCAATACCAGTGCAGTGAAGGAAGGAAACATTCCATTTGTCGTGGTCAATACGACCGGCTGGGACCGCACAGGTGTTGTGGAGATGGAGTTAGAAACCGATCGCATGTATTTCAGTGAGGCACCGTTAGCCGAAGTGATAGCACGCATGCATGAAAAGAAACTCCCGGAATACCGCGTACTTGACAAAGACGGGAGAGAGATCCCGGCGGTTGTCACTGAAATTGCAAATCATTTTAATTATGACCTGCCAAAAGATAAATTCCGCCAGCCATATATTGCAAAACGCGTAAAGATCACCATGGAAGCAGCCGATGTGCCGGCATTTGGATGGGACACTTATGTGCTGGCAGAGGCAGCGGGACATCAGAGTGCAGAACATGCAAGTGCAGAATGTATCAATACTGTGGAGTCATTGATCACAGCAGAAAATACACTGGAAAATGAGTTTTTAAAGGCACACTTTGAACCGGACGGTTCTGTGGAACTGACCGATAAAAAGACAGACCATGTATACAGGGGACTTGGTATCTTTGAGGACTGCGGGGATATCGGAAACGAATATATTTTCTTTGCCCCGGTAAATGACGTACCGGTGACGACAAAAGGGACGAAAGCAGAGATCACAGTGGCAGAAGATAACGCATGCCGCGCCGTGGTCAGTGTGAAACATACGATGATGCTCCCGGATGCAGCCGATGAGACGCTGGCAGGAGAGATCGAGGATCTTGTAGAGTTTAAACACCGCAAGGCATCCCGCGGCAGTCATCTGGTTCCATTTGAGATCGTGACAGAGTATACCTTAGAGAAGCACGGAAAAGCACTGAAAGTAAAGACCACTTTCAATAACCAGATCAAAGACCACCGTCTGCGCGTCCTTTTTGAGACGGGATTACATACAGATTTCCATTACGCAGATTCTGTATTTGAGGTGGCAAAGCGCCCGAACGTACCGGCAGATACGTGGGAAAATCCTTGCAATGCCCAGCATCAGCAGTGCTTTGTCAATGTGCATGAGGATGCATATGGACTCACCATCGCCAATAAAGGTCTTGCAGAGTATGAGATTTTGCGTGACGGAAAAAATACGATCGCAGTAACACTTCACCGTGGTGTGCGCGAGCTGGGAGACTGGGGTGTATTTTTAACACCGGAAGCACAGTGCCTGGGCGAAAAGACCACGGAATATGAGATCATCCCGCATGGCGCAGGGGAGGAACTTTATCATTCCTACGAGGAGGCATACCAGTTCCAGACAGACTGGCAGACCGCGGGAATGGAAAGACAGGCGGGAACCCTGCCACAGACTTACCGGTTTGTAGAAATGAAACATTTACAGGCAGTTCCGACAGCATTAAAACACAGTATGCTGACCGGGGATGTGATTTTGCGCTTCTGCAATCTTTCGGATGAAGAGACGACGGTTTCTGTCTCACAGCCTGAAGTTTATACCTATGATCTGTTGGAAAAAGACCAGCTACAGAAAGAAGAGAATGAAATCGTATTAGGAAAACATGAGATCCGGACGATCGGATGGAGAGCATAA
- a CDS encoding endo-beta-N-acetylglucosaminidase, producing the protein MKNKVLGRRCIAISLAAALSAGLTACGSTGGDTQAATTETTQITETAQTAERIYSLTEENENQELTMARQPESSYWFPSELLSWDAKTDEDLRFNVSTVPLSERAAREHLQTVNSTQNKETNIMAISIMNSSTSGNPPHGLNKVNANTFTYWQYVDTLVYWGGSSGEGLIVPPSPDVVDAAHKNGVRVLGTVFMPQTAHGGKMEWLEDLLVKNEDGSYPVADKLIEVAQTYGFEGWFMNQETEGTDEEPLTADHAARMQQFIQYFKEQAPDLDLVYYDSMTVDGKMDWQNALTEENLAYLVSEDGDPVADAMFLNFWWTSDTLADQELLKKSAALASENGINPYDLYAGVDIQSEGYNTEIKWDLFENEEGGTYTSLGLYCPSWAYTSADTIQNFWKQENKLWVNSMGDPSADVKKLSNTQWKGISSYIVERTPLTSLPFVTNFSTGNGYSFFKNGSQISLLDWNNRSIADIMPTYRYIIENGNGNKLSADLDVADAYYGGTSLILRGNMAKDTSSTIKLYAAELTAADNMIYTTAAKAKGTEITLNAVLELEDGSVVTLEGDQNVGEEWTVVSYDTSSIIGKTIKSISYEITSAEDVSGLQLRFGNITMMEADSEENAAVSNLEVLDSEFDEDGMYAGVRLAWSSDIAADYYEVYRVNQDNSRSLLGVSNTTSFYINTLPRTDDTNKSAFEVVPVNAALEEGNSAQVVMDWPDNSLPKADFAADVTLAAPGTKITFESLCSANTETVNWTFAGADIETAEGESVSVSYPEEGIYSVKVTAVNKAGSIEKEKEGYIVITSDAADGLVLLSQGAGTEADAYVNENEAPEFAVDGDVSTKWCATGAAPHEITLDLGEVNTVSAVDIFHAEAGGESADMNTKSYTILVSQDGNSFEEVYSVTKNTNGTTHNAFTPKDARYVKLVVNKPTQGSDSAARIYEIEVYGIK; encoded by the coding sequence ATGAAAAACAAAGTTTTAGGAAGAAGATGCATTGCCATTTCTCTGGCAGCAGCATTATCTGCAGGCTTAACAGCCTGTGGCAGCACAGGGGGTGACACACAAGCTGCCACGACGGAAACAACTCAAATAACAGAAACAGCTCAGACGGCGGAGAGAATTTATTCTCTTACGGAAGAGAATGAAAATCAGGAGCTTACGATGGCGCGTCAGCCGGAATCCTCTTACTGGTTTCCATCTGAACTTTTAAGCTGGGATGCAAAAACAGATGAAGATTTGCGTTTCAATGTAAGTACCGTCCCCCTTTCAGAGCGCGCCGCAAGAGAACATTTGCAGACAGTAAACTCAACTCAGAACAAAGAAACAAATATCATGGCAATTTCCATTATGAACAGCAGTACCAGTGGAAACCCGCCTCATGGTCTGAATAAAGTGAATGCAAATACTTTCACCTACTGGCAGTATGTGGATACGCTGGTTTACTGGGGTGGTTCTTCCGGAGAAGGTCTCATTGTACCGCCAAGCCCTGACGTTGTAGATGCAGCACATAAAAATGGCGTAAGAGTTCTTGGAACTGTTTTCATGCCTCAGACCGCACATGGCGGTAAAATGGAGTGGTTAGAAGACCTGCTTGTAAAAAATGAAGATGGCTCTTATCCGGTAGCAGACAAACTCATTGAAGTTGCGCAGACTTATGGTTTTGAGGGCTGGTTCATGAACCAGGAAACCGAAGGAACCGATGAAGAACCGCTGACTGCAGACCATGCGGCGCGCATGCAGCAATTTATCCAATATTTCAAAGAGCAGGCACCGGACCTGGATCTGGTCTACTATGATTCCATGACCGTGGACGGCAAAATGGATTGGCAGAATGCATTGACAGAAGAAAACCTGGCTTATCTTGTGTCTGAAGACGGAGACCCCGTCGCCGATGCAATGTTTTTAAATTTCTGGTGGACTTCAGACACCCTTGCCGATCAGGAACTTCTGAAGAAGTCTGCCGCGCTTGCTTCCGAAAACGGTATTAACCCTTATGATCTCTATGCGGGTGTAGATATCCAGAGCGAGGGCTATAATACGGAAATTAAATGGGATTTATTCGAAAATGAAGAAGGCGGGACCTATACTTCACTGGGACTTTACTGTCCAAGCTGGGCTTATACTTCTGCTGATACGATCCAGAATTTCTGGAAACAGGAAAATAAACTCTGGGTCAACTCCATGGGTGATCCATCCGCAGATGTCAAAAAACTCAGTAACACACAGTGGAAAGGCATTTCTTCTTATATAGTAGAGCGTACACCTTTGACATCTCTTCCGTTTGTAACAAATTTCTCTACAGGGAATGGTTACAGTTTCTTTAAGAACGGCAGCCAGATAAGCTTACTTGACTGGAACAACCGCAGCATCGCAGATATTATGCCAACCTACCGTTATATTATTGAAAACGGTAACGGCAATAAATTAAGTGCTGATCTGGATGTAGCAGATGCTTACTATGGTGGAACAAGCCTCATTTTAAGAGGCAATATGGCAAAGGATACCTCTTCCACAATTAAGTTATATGCTGCAGAACTTACCGCTGCAGACAATATGATCTATACGACTGCTGCAAAGGCAAAGGGAACAGAAATTACTTTAAATGCGGTACTTGAATTAGAAGATGGTTCTGTTGTGACATTAGAGGGTGACCAGAACGTCGGTGAGGAATGGACCGTTGTCTCTTATGATACTTCTTCTATCATAGGAAAGACGATCAAATCCATCTCTTATGAGATAACTTCTGCTGAAGATGTGAGCGGACTGCAGTTACGTTTCGGTAACATCACAATGATGGAGGCAGATTCCGAAGAAAATGCAGCCGTAAGCAATCTGGAAGTATTAGATTCCGAGTTTGATGAAGATGGAATGTATGCAGGTGTACGTCTTGCGTGGAGTTCAGATATAGCTGCTGATTATTATGAAGTTTACCGTGTGAATCAGGATAATTCCAGATCCCTGCTTGGCGTATCCAACACAACCAGTTTCTATATCAACACACTTCCCCGTACAGATGATACCAACAAGTCTGCCTTTGAGGTCGTTCCAGTCAATGCAGCCTTAGAAGAGGGAAACAGTGCACAGGTCGTTATGGATTGGCCAGACAACAGTCTGCCGAAAGCAGATTTTGCAGCAGATGTAACACTGGCTGCACCAGGTACGAAGATTACTTTTGAAAGTTTATGCTCTGCAAATACAGAAACCGTAAACTGGACATTTGCAGGAGCAGATATCGAAACAGCAGAAGGCGAGAGCGTATCGGTATCTTATCCAGAAGAGGGCATCTACAGTGTTAAGGTAACAGCGGTGAATAAGGCTGGAAGCATTGAGAAAGAAAAAGAAGGCTATATTGTTATCACCTCAGATGCAGCAGATGGTCTTGTACTTCTTTCCCAGGGAGCAGGAACCGAAGCAGACGCATATGTAAATGAAAACGAAGCGCCGGAGTTTGCGGTAGATGGCGATGTTTCGACGAAATGGTGTGCAACAGGAGCTGCACCTCATGAAATTACCCTTGATTTAGGCGAAGTGAATACCGTAAGTGCAGTTGACATTTTCCATGCAGAAGCAGGTGGCGAGAGTGCAGACATGAACACGAAATCTTATACCATTCTTGTCAGCCAGGATGGAAATAGTTTTGAAGAAGTATACAGCGTGACAAAAAATACAAATGGCACGACGCACAATGCATTTACACCAAAAGACGCACGGTATGTGAAACTCGTAGTAAATAAACCTACACAGGGAAGCGACAGTGCTGCGCGTATTTATGAGATTGAAGTTTATGGAATAAAATAA
- a CDS encoding LacI family DNA-binding transcriptional regulator, whose product MSKVTMQDIADELGISRVTVWKVFNNHSGVSEAVRESVLQKAKELGYSKFMQEPAAIPNDPQEDKTVSLIVSRPDSSTFWTNIIHRLAQELATHNINLLYTYVPSSYTPSYSFPSALTNGTVSGAIILNVYDTKMVELINNTLNIPKVFLDTVPEVGNRALHGDLLLIEGYNTMYEITQSILERGITNIGFIGDIHYAITNKDRYIGFCHCLKDHNIPLNPAICHTDPIGIFSYHNDLYAFLDSIPELPQAFICASDYIAHFLHLYLTEHPERIPNGIILTGFDGSNEYTNINGLLTTAYVHTSLLGKRLSLQIIYRMDHPDAPFELTYISPEIVYRDSIVD is encoded by the coding sequence ATGAGTAAAGTAACTATGCAAGACATTGCAGATGAATTGGGGATCTCACGCGTTACGGTATGGAAAGTATTTAACAATCATTCAGGCGTTTCAGAAGCAGTTCGTGAAAGCGTACTTCAAAAGGCAAAAGAATTAGGATATTCCAAATTCATGCAGGAGCCCGCCGCAATCCCTAACGACCCGCAAGAGGATAAAACAGTCTCTTTAATCGTATCCCGCCCGGACTCCTCTACATTCTGGACAAACATTATCCATAGATTAGCGCAGGAACTGGCAACCCATAATATTAACCTTCTTTATACTTATGTGCCATCCTCCTATACACCTTCTTACTCCTTTCCCTCTGCCCTGACCAACGGAACTGTCTCTGGGGCAATTATTCTGAATGTATATGACACGAAAATGGTTGAATTAATTAATAACACTTTAAACATCCCTAAAGTGTTCCTTGATACGGTACCCGAAGTCGGCAACCGTGCTTTACATGGCGACCTGCTGCTGATCGAGGGCTATAATACCATGTATGAAATCACACAATCCATACTGGAAAGAGGCATTACGAACATAGGCTTTATTGGCGATATCCATTACGCGATCACGAACAAAGACCGGTATATTGGTTTCTGCCATTGCCTGAAAGATCATAATATTCCCTTAAATCCAGCCATCTGTCACACGGATCCCATTGGTATTTTCTCATATCATAATGATCTGTATGCCTTTTTGGATTCTATCCCGGAACTTCCACAGGCTTTCATTTGCGCAAGTGACTATATTGCCCATTTTCTTCACCTGTACCTGACAGAACATCCGGAGCGTATTCCAAACGGTATTATCCTCACCGGATTTGACGGAAGCAATGAATATACGAACATCAACGGACTTCTCACAACCGCTTACGTTCACACCAGCCTTCTGGGAAAAAGACTTTCTTTACAGATCATCTATCGAATGGATCATCCTGATGCGCCCTTCGAGCTGACATATATCAGCCCTGAAATTGTGTACCGGGATTCTATCGTAGACTGA
- a CDS encoding ABC transporter permease: MKEIKKKKGKRRWTRDDTDLTLISLPTFIWFVLFSYLPMFGIIIAFKDYKLSPGHGFIYNLLHSDWVGWSNFTYFFKSNAFWMLLRNTIVYNLVFIALGAAVAVGFALMLSNLRNKLASKAYQTMMFFPYFMSWVVISYIVYAVLTPEKGYLNNIIVALGGTKIMWYQEPKYWPFILTFLRIWKGMGYGMVIYLATITGIDPSLYEAAVMDGATKWQQTKHITMPCIKPVLIMMLILDAGKIFYSDFGLFYQATGGIPASLYNVASTFDTYIYKAIQSSAPIGKTAAASFFQSVCCCATILLTNWLVKKVDEDSAII; the protein is encoded by the coding sequence ATGAAAGAGATAAAGAAAAAGAAGGGAAAAAGACGTTGGACAAGAGATGATACGGATTTAACACTGATTTCTCTTCCAACTTTTATATGGTTTGTATTGTTTTCTTACCTTCCAATGTTTGGAATTATCATTGCATTTAAAGATTATAAATTGAGCCCGGGGCATGGATTTATCTATAATCTGCTTCACAGTGACTGGGTGGGCTGGTCTAATTTCACATATTTCTTTAAATCAAATGCCTTTTGGATGTTATTGAGAAATACGATCGTTTACAATCTTGTGTTTATTGCACTGGGAGCGGCCGTTGCAGTAGGATTTGCGCTGATGCTGAGCAATTTGCGGAATAAATTGGCATCAAAAGCATATCAGACGATGATGTTTTTCCCGTATTTTATGTCATGGGTTGTGATCAGTTATATTGTTTATGCAGTATTAACGCCGGAAAAAGGTTATTTAAATAATATCATTGTTGCACTTGGTGGAACAAAGATCATGTGGTATCAGGAACCGAAATACTGGCCGTTTATCCTTACCTTTTTAAGGATCTGGAAAGGCATGGGATATGGAATGGTCATCTACCTGGCAACGATCACCGGAATTGATCCGTCTCTGTATGAAGCGGCAGTTATGGACGGTGCAACCAAATGGCAGCAGACAAAACATATCACAATGCCATGCATCAAACCCGTTCTGATCATGATGCTGATCCTGGATGCAGGAAAAATCTTTTATTCTGATTTTGGTCTGTTTTATCAGGCAACGGGTGGAATACCGGCGTCCCTGTACAACGTTGCATCTACATTTGATACATATATTTACAAAGCAATCCAGTCGAGCGCACCAATTGGAAAGACAGCAGCGGCTTCATTCTTCCAGTCTGTATGCTGTTGTGCAACTATTTTGCTTACAAACTGGCTGGTAAAAAAAGTTGATGAAGACAGCGCGATTATATAG
- a CDS encoding carbohydrate ABC transporter permease, whose protein sequence is MARNKLRKEKELNQIKKSTNVFFNIIFIILSALCIFPIVFVFSISISSETSIQKNGYQLIPQELSAAAYQFLWNERGTILHATFISILVTALGIILSVLLTTTMGYVVSRNTYKLKSFYTWVIFIPMIFNGGMLAGYVVNTNILHLRNSIWALILPLAVSPFNIVICKTFFKTTIPDSIVESAKIDGAGQLRIFAQIILPISKPIIATIALFAAFGYWNDWFQASLYISDKNLQTLQSMLNNIQNNIEYIANNPYGGLSLQQYKASMPTESVRMAIAIIIVVPIACVYPFFQKYFISGLTIGSVKG, encoded by the coding sequence ATGGCACGCAACAAATTAAGAAAAGAAAAAGAACTTAATCAGATTAAAAAAAGCACGAATGTGTTTTTTAATATCATTTTTATTATATTATCAGCGTTGTGTATTTTTCCAATCGTATTTGTGTTTTCTATCTCTATTTCGAGTGAGACATCAATACAGAAAAATGGATATCAGTTAATACCACAGGAACTTTCGGCAGCGGCATATCAGTTTCTGTGGAATGAAAGAGGAACTATTTTACATGCAACATTCATTTCCATTCTGGTTACCGCGCTTGGTATTATTTTGTCAGTACTGCTGACAACGACGATGGGATATGTTGTTTCAAGAAATACTTATAAACTGAAAAGTTTTTATACCTGGGTGATTTTTATCCCGATGATTTTCAACGGTGGTATGCTCGCCGGATACGTTGTTAATACAAATATCCTGCATTTGAGAAATTCTATCTGGGCATTGATCCTGCCGCTTGCGGTATCGCCATTTAATATTGTAATCTGTAAAACCTTTTTTAAAACGACGATTCCTGATTCCATCGTGGAATCGGCAAAAATTGATGGCGCAGGACAGCTTCGAATTTTTGCACAGATCATTTTACCGATTTCAAAGCCGATCATTGCAACAATCGCACTGTTCGCGGCATTTGGATATTGGAATGACTGGTTTCAGGCATCCTTATATATTTCAGACAAGAATTTACAGACATTACAGTCTATGCTGAATAATATCCAGAACAATATTGAGTATATAGCGAACAATCCATATGGCGGGCTTTCATTGCAGCAGTATAAAGCAAGTATGCCGACAGAGAGTGTGAGAATGGCGATCGCTATTATTATCGTGGTTCCTATTGCATGTGTATATCCATTTTTCCAGAAGTATTTTATTTCAGGTCTGACCATCGGCTCTGTAAAAGGATGA
- a CDS encoding ABC transporter substrate-binding protein has product MMKKRIVSLGLAAMMTAGLFAGCGNSSESQGDSTASGSKSDDIVTLKWVTIGSGMPDNYDSWVKKVNDYVGEKIGVNIDMEVVAWGDWDNRRNIIISTNEDYDIIFGNGNVYTSDTKLGAYYDITDLIDDNMPGLKELMPSDYWDAVAIDGKIYAVPTYKDSSLSNYAIWDKEIVDKYNLDIESMTDISSLTDTFKQIKSDTNDYPVYVKNDGLYYIFDTYDQLGAGCQALGVKYNDKDAKVCYTLEQDDIYSELETIHEWYQDGIINPDASTLSEGRVYNVWRVAQGWSTAAQTSWGPQMGKDVEVAKIGDTILSNDTVRGSINMISANTKYPEKCLQFLDLVNTDTTLRDMFYYGEEGVNFEYTDDNKVHKLNEDWTMAGYTQGTFFTVTQQDTDTVNQWDEVKELNENAVPSVLLGFTFDTSNVEDQLSNCTEVWLRYKSEVLTGVRDPKEAVPEIKEELMNAGFQDVLDEAQSQIDEFLANKQ; this is encoded by the coding sequence ATGATGAAAAAGAGAATTGTGTCATTGGGGCTTGCAGCAATGATGACCGCAGGATTATTCGCAGGGTGTGGAAATAGTTCTGAAAGCCAGGGGGACTCCACCGCTTCAGGCAGTAAAAGCGATGATATCGTTACTTTGAAGTGGGTCACAATTGGAAGTGGAATGCCGGATAACTATGATTCCTGGGTAAAGAAAGTGAATGATTATGTCGGCGAAAAAATAGGTGTAAATATTGATATGGAAGTAGTTGCCTGGGGAGACTGGGATAACCGTAGAAATATCATTATCAGTACCAATGAAGATTATGACATTATTTTCGGCAACGGAAATGTTTATACATCTGATACAAAACTCGGAGCTTATTATGACATTACAGATCTGATCGATGATAACATGCCGGGCTTGAAGGAACTTATGCCAAGTGACTATTGGGATGCAGTAGCGATCGATGGAAAGATTTATGCAGTTCCCACCTACAAAGACAGCTCATTATCCAATTATGCGATCTGGGATAAGGAGATCGTAGACAAGTATAATCTTGATATTGAATCTATGACAGACATATCTTCCCTGACAGATACCTTTAAGCAGATCAAAAGTGATACCAATGATTATCCGGTCTATGTAAAGAATGATGGTCTGTATTATATCTTTGATACTTATGATCAGTTAGGTGCCGGATGCCAGGCACTTGGTGTAAAGTACAATGATAAAGATGCGAAAGTATGCTATACACTGGAACAGGATGATATTTATTCAGAGTTAGAGACCATTCATGAGTGGTATCAGGACGGTATTATCAATCCGGATGCATCTACACTTTCCGAAGGCCGTGTATATAATGTCTGGAGAGTGGCACAGGGATGGTCTACCGCAGCACAGACATCCTGGGGTCCACAGATGGGAAAAGATGTTGAGGTTGCAAAAATTGGCGATACGATCTTATCGAATGATACAGTTCGCGGTTCTATTAACATGATCTCTGCAAATACAAAATATCCTGAGAAATGTTTACAGTTCTTAGATCTTGTAAATACAGATACGACTCTTAGGGATATGTTCTACTATGGAGAAGAGGGAGTAAACTTTGAGTACACAGATGACAATAAAGTTCACAAACTCAATGAAGACTGGACAATGGCAGGTTATACACAGGGAACATTCTTTACCGTTACACAGCAGGATACAGACACTGTAAATCAGTGGGATGAAGTGAAAGAGTTAAATGAAAATGCAGTACCATCTGTTCTGTTAGGATTTACATTTGATACATCAAACGTTGAGGATCAGTTATCAAACTGTACAGAAGTATGGTTACGTTACAAGAGTGAAGTCCTCACAGGTGTAAGAGATCCGAAGGAAGCAGTTCCGGAGATCAAAGAGGAATTAATGAATGCAGGATTCCAGGATGTCTTAGATGAGGCACAGTCACAGATTGATGAATTTTTAGCAAATAAACAGTAG
- a CDS encoding glycoside hydrolase family 130 protein, with protein sequence MSKIVGKALPDMPWQDKDENDKLPVWRYKANPIIDRFATRNSNSIFNSAVVPFEDGYAGIFRCDSRSISMDIFAGFSKDGIHWDISDDPIVFHCDDEEIGKRDYRYDPRVCFIEDRYYITWCNGYHGYPTIGVGYTFDFKTFYQLENAFLPFNRNGVLFPRKINGNYYMLSRPSDNGHTPFGDIFVSESPDMKHWGVHRYVMGTIKGDESAWQSTKIGAGCIPIETEEGWLVIYHGVINTCNGFVYRMGCALLDLEQPWKVLKRTKNYILAPHEIYECMGDVPNVVFPCAALTDAETGRIAIYYGCADTVTGLAFTTVNELMESMESM encoded by the coding sequence ATGAGTAAAATAGTAGGAAAAGCATTGCCGGATATGCCATGGCAAGACAAGGACGAAAACGATAAACTTCCTGTATGGAGATATAAAGCAAATCCAATCATTGATCGCTTTGCGACCAGAAATTCAAACAGCATTTTTAACAGTGCGGTCGTTCCGTTTGAAGATGGATATGCAGGAATATTCCGCTGCGACAGCAGATCGATCAGTATGGATATCTTTGCAGGGTTTAGTAAAGACGGGATCCATTGGGATATTTCGGATGATCCGATCGTATTCCACTGTGATGATGAAGAGATTGGAAAAAGAGATTACAGATATGATCCGAGAGTATGTTTTATAGAGGACCGCTATTATATCACCTGGTGTAATGGATATCATGGATATCCAACGATCGGCGTAGGTTATACATTTGATTTTAAAACATTTTATCAGTTGGAAAATGCATTTTTGCCATTTAACAGAAATGGAGTTCTTTTTCCGAGAAAGATCAATGGAAACTACTATATGCTAAGCCGTCCAAGTGATAATGGGCATACGCCGTTTGGAGATATCTTCGTCAGTGAAAGTCCTGACATGAAACACTGGGGGGTTCACAGATATGTGATGGGAACCATCAAAGGGGACGAGTCAGCATGGCAGTCAACCAAAATTGGTGCAGGCTGTATCCCGATCGAGACAGAAGAAGGATGGCTTGTGATCTACCACGGTGTTATCAACACCTGTAACGGTTTTGTATACCGTATGGGCTGTGCACTGTTAGATCTCGAACAACCATGGAAAGTCTTAAAGCGGACAAAAAATTATATTCTGGCACCACATGAAATTTATGAGTGTATGGGAGATGTTCCGAATGTCGTATTTCCGTGTGCTGCGCTTACGGACGCAGAAACAGGAAGAATTGCAATTTACTATGGCTGTGCAGATACAGTTACAGGACTTGCGTTTACGACAGTAAATGAATTAATGGAAAGCATGGAAAGTATGTAA